In one window of Vicinamibacterales bacterium DNA:
- a CDS encoding F0F1 ATP synthase subunit epsilon gives MSLPTSIDLKIITPERLLIDDPVDEVEIPGSEGYFGVLPGHTPLLADLAVGELWYRKGQEKTYLSIAYGFVEVLPDRVTVLARLAEKADEIDVARAEEAKRRAEERLREYTMDIDYDRARAALMKSLSRLQVASRLALAGRVGHQRMPPPQG, from the coding sequence ATGTCACTACCCACGAGCATCGATCTCAAGATCATCACGCCGGAGCGGCTGCTGATCGACGATCCGGTCGACGAAGTCGAGATTCCGGGATCGGAAGGCTATTTCGGCGTGCTGCCCGGCCACACGCCGCTGCTGGCCGATCTGGCGGTCGGCGAACTCTGGTACCGCAAGGGCCAGGAGAAGACCTATCTCTCGATCGCCTACGGCTTCGTCGAAGTGCTGCCCGATCGAGTGACCGTTCTGGCGCGCCTGGCCGAGAAGGCCGATGAGATCGATGTCGCGCGCGCCGAGGAAGCGAAGCGGCGGGCCGAGGAGCGGCTCCGCGAATACACCATGGACATCGATTACGACAGGGCGCGCGCGGCGCTCATGAAGTCGCTGTCGCGTCTGCAGGTTGCCTCCCGCCTTGCGCTGGCCGGTCGGGTCGGTCACCAGCGGATGCCGCCGCCGCAGGGTTAG